The genomic region TTAATATGTACATCATAATATAAATTATCATCTTTCTCAACTGCATTAACAAGGAAATCAAATATGTTaggcataaaaaaaatattgacgTACTCACAGTTTCTCTATAATGCCTAGAACCATAATAATATTCTGTACTattggaagttaattttaagcTTGGGACTTATGAGTAGCATGTTTAACAAATTGAAAAAATATCATACTTAGTTATAATAGAATAGAGTTTCATAAAAGTTCCAATCAATGAGTTGAACCAAGATGTTGGAGCTTGGAACATTTGTAGGCCTACTTTAAATTTGGATAATCAAACATCAATTTCTATGGACAATCAATTTAATCAAAGATTTGATAAGATTGCTAAGGGGGTTCCATTCATCTAATGAATTACTAGGGACCCTTACATACTAAATGCAAACTAAACATATTATCGTTAATAGCATTGCCTAAGTTGGATGCTGTGAATATTGAAGGGAAGAACTAGGATTAATCGTGCTTACCTGCAGCGGGATGACTGGAGTGACGGTGAGAGAGAAACCACCGGGGATCGGACAGTGAGAGAAAGGGCTCTAGGACGCTGGCAAACCGCAGAGACGGACGTGGAGGAGATGAACCTGGACGAAGCAAGCTACAATAAGGATTATTGGTATtaggaaaaaaaataaggatttaaggGGCGGTGGCttatctaatttaaaatttaagtttgtgttttttgattttttgtaatttttttaaaagtattagtaggtattgaaagaaaaattacaataaaaaataaatacttaACGAATATATTAGTTTGTTATGTATATATTTATAAACAaatatttatgttaattttattAACTGATTtaagtatataaataatatttttatataaaatataaaaatagttgAATGAAAATATGTTTTCGTACATCTgtgttgaatatttttttttggtaatgtttttaaaagtattataggttattaataaaaaaattacaaaaaacatAAATACTTACCTCCCATACTATTTTGCTaagtatatattaatttttaagaagTATTTGAGactattttggttttttattttattcaaaattaatttATCTAACATTTTAAAAAGAGAGTAATTTGTCTAAAAAGATTTTATTCGAGACTAATTTATACATATAAATATTGTTAGGTACCAATTTAAATATTATTCTATTTAaagttattaattattaatataagtGAAATTAGTATGAAATATAACTTGAACCAAActcgaaagaaaaaaaagaatggaATTGTAGAACTCAATCTCTTGTTTCCTAGCTACAGGATACACTTGTCTTAATAAAGCTACATGCATAACTCAATCATTTCCCTTAAAAATTCTTCACATATACATTCATGAGGATAGAAAATTTACTCTAAAATAAACTGCAAATCACTATCTTacctttaaaaaaatataaaattaacataTGGAAAAGTGGAAATGGCCGTAAGAAATGTATGAATTGACAACAGTGAGAAATAATGGTGAAGTAGACTGTGAAGTGTGATAATGCTGTGCTGTCTCTGATGGAGACATAAATTACAtctctcaaaaaaaaaaacaaaagaaaaaaaagataatatgaaaTCCTTTCGTCGGGAATCACGGGCTTTATTCCTCCTCACATACATTATTTGTCAAACTCTGTGctcttttaatattttaatttcctctacttcatatattattattattatttcattttTGTTTATTCAGTGAGATGAAGGAGGCAGACATACTGTTGTTTATATTGATTCAATCAAAacgtttatcaaaattaaaaaatataatgttAATGATATAATTATTTTGCTGTCTTTTTCTACAAGTTTAAAATTTTGGAAAGAATAATTTTATGACATGATATCAAAATTCTATATCTAAAAGGTCTAGAATTTGATCACTAATAAATTtcaaagtgaaaaaaaataaaattagataaaaaataaaataagataaaaaataaaataaaaaataaacttatGCACGCAAAACTTAAATAAATCTAATGTTAGATATATAGTAATTTGAGATTAATCTCTTCCAAATTCATTACTACTTCATCAAATTCAACAAGCAAAGGAAAAATCACAAATAGTCACTTTGTTCAATTGAGTCCTAATATTTCGTGAGATAAGGCAGACTAATAATAAAGAGTTGAGTCAACAGATATCATTCTCCTCTGGAGTTTTATTAAGGTCAAAAGTTATGATGGAAGGTTGGTGTCCTTTAGAGACAACCTCATCAGAACTATCTGGCGCAACGTCTTCTTCGAGCATTGAATCTTGAACTACCTCGCCAGTCTCGTCCAAAACTTCTTGAGTCTTTTCCCGAGACAAACCTGACGGATACACCATAAGCAAACAAGTGATTAGAAGTCACAAATTTTACAAAAAACAAAGCACAAAATAGCGCCATATTATAAACTACTGGTTTGGCTTACGTTCCCATAGTTTCGTAAGACCTCTTTCTATAAGAGTGAATTCCTCCCGAGATGCCGTTTCAAGTTCAACTTGCAGACTATTCTGATATCGTGCCTGCACAAGTTTAATGAGGTTGCAGCTAATAAGGTGCAGTAGTTGGTAGCTAAAAGTCATCAAAAATACTAACCAGAGGCAATTGCTATATACTTCAGCAACATTTAATGCTTCACGTCTCAAATTAAGAATAAGCCAAAATCAGCCAAACCAAACAGAAATATATATCAGTAATGGACATGCTTGACAAATTTGAATAGACATCGTGGTATATATCAGAAATATAGGTCAGAAATATAGACCAGCTTAAGAACATGCTTCACAAATTTGGCCATTACAAATGGATCTTCATTcaataaaacagaaaaaaaaggaaagagcaaATTACGATGCTGCCAGCAAGTACATACAGTCAACAAGAGCTAGAATCCAACCCGTTACAAATGGATCTTTTTCCTTCTCACATTTGATTATTTCCTTAAAGGTGGTTCAATTTTGTTGTTGTCCAACTCAAGTCTCAAATCTCGCTTCGAATAGTACCTTAATTTGTAGCTTTATTTAATATCTAGGCCTACAAAATCTAGGTAGATTACGTAGTGATGATGATTTAATGTTCAGAAGAGACTCTTAAATCATAGGAGTAGTAGTAATTCCCTTAGTTATCTATCTAAATAAGAAACCGGCCATATCACCATTGCACTGAACAATTGTATCCAACCTTATAGCTAAAAAAATCACAAGAAAGACAAACGGTACCTGCACCTCCTCCAGTATTTGTTGCGAAAGGTATATGTTTGTGCTAGTGACGAACCCGAAACCAAATTTCTTGCGGTACTTTGTTGCGTATTGAAGCAATCCCTGCAATGTCCATTTTTTCAAATATGTTAGCCCCTTTCGAAAGTGCCTTTTAATTAAAGACAATAAAACATCTGGATTCGCTATGGCAGGTTAAAATAAAGCCAAGTAGCCTTTATACGAGTAGACACATGACAACTTACCGTCCTAATATCCCCACGTGCAATAGTAATAGCATCACATAAGTGCCTGTGTGCTGAGAATGTGTCCAGCCATGACTGAACGGGCAATGTGTTGAACCATAGGTCTCTTGTGAATGACCTTGAGTGCTCCAGTGAAGAGAATAGGGAGACCTCAATCATCGCCTTGCAAAACAAGATGCTAGAGGCACAAAGAAAGAGATCCGTCTCTTCCAATTTCCCTGGAAAAAAAAGATCATGTCAGTCAATATATAGTGTCAATTACAATCTAGTAACATCTTACTTGATTAAATAAATTAAGCAATACATATGTTTAAAAAATCACATTCTCCAGGTAAATTAATTGTAAATAAATAGGAATATATATCAGGTGTATCCAAGTTCTAAGAATCTATTATATACTAGTTGCTAATTAATATTTATGCAATTTTATAACCCTCAACAGTGATATACACTATAAAATAGTGCACATGTCCAGAATTAGTATCTGAAGACATCTATGTATAGGCAGCCTCATCGCAATTATTGATGGCATCAGTGGTTGGTTCCTCCAAATCGTCGTCCCGTCTCAATGACAAACCTTCGATGTCAAACTCAGCCAACCCAGTCAGGATCGGTTGGGGAGAAAATTTGAAATTACACTGTCCTATATCTTCACCCATTTCAAACGTGTCCCTTGGGTTATGACACTCCATTCTTTATCAGCGTCATCCTCGACATAGTATACTAGGCGAGCTTCGGATGTAAGAATGTACGGTTCATCATCTTCTCAATCACCGGTATGAATTGGATGAGAGAAGTTAACCACTGTGTGTCCCAAAGAGTCATGTTTTATACCTCTGCCAGATGTGGTGTTTGCCCAGATACATCTAAACAAGACGACTGTGAATTGACCACTATAATTTAACTTAATGATGTCCACTAGTTTTTCGTAATACGAGACGCTACCAACAGCAACATTACTATCGTGCTTGCTTGTGTAACTCCTAGTGTCAGAAGTAATATACACCCCACTATTTTGGGTTTTCAACCCTTCCTCTCTCGAGAGGGTTCTGAACATAAATCCATTTACGTTGTAAGATGTATAGCGGCTAACTTGAACATTGGGCCCACATGCAAGCCACTGCAATTCGTTCGAGTGCATGCTGCTTCCCAATGTAACCTGGCAGTGAACAAATTGAATATTCATTATCTTGAGATACGAATAATATGACACCATTATTAATATGTATGTGTATAAATGATACCACGATTCACCTTATGCTTGAACCAATCGGAAAATTCTCTGTGCACAACACTGTCTATGTGAGACTGTGACCTTGTCCTACTTCGTAACTTTCTCTTTGTGATCACCCTAAACTCACTAGAAACGTCACAAAAATGTCATGTCAGGTTCTCCAACTATAGAAAATCATACGAAGTAGATACTTTCAAATGCACTTACTTAAGATATTTTTCCACGGCCAGGCAATTGACCAATACGTAACGGTGAGCTTGTAATTTTTCAACTGGTGTGAGGGTGTAAAAAGAAGCAGCCCCGACCGCCTTTCCAACCTCTGGGAACATGGTTGCACTCTCATCAGGCATGACTTCACGCGGTCGATCGTCAACACAGAATGGTCGATTAATCCTACTCTCGACATTATCTAAGTACCTTGAACAGAATACAAGAATCTCCTCGAATAAGTATCCCTCTGCAATTGAGCCCTCTGGTTGTGATCTGTTATGCACGTACTGCTTGAGACGACATAGGTACCTTTGGGAATATAACACGTGTCATAAGCACTAATTAAGGGCAAAATTGATAATTTTGTTTGATAATTACCGTTCAATTGGGTACATCCACCGATAATGCACTGGGCCACCGAGACGCACCTCCTCGACCAAATGCACTGTCAAGTGAACTATCACtgtgaagaaagaaggagggaaaattGTCTCCATGCGACACAGAGTATGAACCACGTGATTCTGAAGGAGAGGAAGTTGTTGAGGGTCTATGGATTTGCTGCATAATCGACAAAAAAAGGATGACAAATCCGCCAGGACAGAAGACACTTGGAGAGACAATGCATTCCTTAACACGATTGGAAGTAGATATTCCATTAGAATGTGACAGTCGTGGCTTTTCAGCCCCGACAACTTGCGCTATCGTAAATCCACACAGCGGGAAATGTTGCTAGCATATCCATCTGGAAAGACTACATTCTTGATAGTCCTTAGAAAGAGCTCCTTCTGTGGATTGGTCATAGTAAAGATGGCGGATGGGTACTTTCCATCTTCCCGTGGCCACAAATCATGCTTGATTCCCATCGACTAGAGGTCTCTTCGAGCTTTAATGTGGTCTTTAGACTTACCTTTCTCGTTCATTATGGTGAATACTATGTTGTCGTAcacattcttctctatgtgcatgacaTCAAGGTTGTGACACAATTCATTGTTCTTCCAATATGGCAGCTCAAAGAATATACTCCTCTTCTTCCAAGGAGTTTCATCTTGCATGGGAGTTTGCTGTCTGCGTGTCCTTTTCCCCGTAATAGATTGCACCTTGCCAAATTGGACATGCACACCCTCTAACTGCCGGATAATGTCTCTACCAGAGACTCTAATAGGTGGACCTCTATCCTCTATCTTTCCATCAAAGGAGTACCGGCCTTTTCTGTATTTGTGGTCATGATTCAGAAAGTGACGATGACCCATGAAACACCATTTCTGGCTGTGTGTAAGGCAGTTAGTTTCAGTATCCGAATTGCACGCAGGACAGGCTCTCCCACCGTACGTGTTCCACCCAGATAAGTTCCCCAAGCCTGGAAAATTACTGATTATCCACATCAACGCAGCATGCATCTTGAAGGTTTTTTTTCTCGACTGCATCATAAGTTTTAACACCCCTCCATAATTGCTTCAACTCATTGATCAACGGCTCTAAGTACACATCTATGTCATTTCCAGGCATTTTAGGACCAGCAATAATCATAGAGAGGATAAACAAGTGGGTTTCATGCAAATCCAGGGTGGCATGTTATATGGGATAAGAACCACTGGCCAAATTGAGTACTTCGAGCTCATGTTCCCAAAAGGGTTAAAGCCATCGCTAGCTAATGCCAGGCGAACACTACGCGGATCACGAGAGAAGTCGGGATATCGTATGTCAAATGACTTCCATGCCTCGGCGTCCCTTGGATGCCTATACATACCATTAGAGTTAGGACCTCTCTTATGCCACATCATGTCAACGGCTGTCTTACTAGACATATATAACCTCTGCAATCGTGGAATAAGGGGGAAGTAATGAAGAATCTTCGCCGCTTGTGGTTTGCCATTCTTCTTGACAACCATCTTGATCCTCACCCTAGAGTTCTTTTTAGTCTTATGCTTCCATCTCGATGTCCCACACTGCTTGCATTTGGTCAGCTCTTGGTCGTTGCCCTGGTATAGCATGCAGTCATTTGGACATGCATCTATCTTTTTGTACGCGAGGCCGAGTTTTCTTATGACTTTTTTGGCATCGTGCACAGTGGATGGAATCCAGGCATGCTCAAAGGCGTCCGTGAGCAACTCCAATATCATTCCGAAGGCCTTATCGCTCACTCCGCACATGGACTTAATATGATTGAGCCTCACCAAGAAAGACAACTTATAGAACTTTGAACATCCTGAGTATAACTCCTGCTCCCCGTCTTCGAGTAGGTCGTGAAAGTTGCGGGTCTCTCGACTAGGTTCATTGTATAAGTAAGGCAACTCATCCATAGCGCCGCCGTCAGGTTCATTCTCTGAGTCTTCTTCGGGACCGGGAAGTCCTGAGAAGTTAAATGCATTATGGACCATATCAAGCATCGAGGCATTGAAATGTTGTTCAGATTGATCTTCTTGTCCGTCACAAGAGCTCTCGACCCTGCGTCTCTCACCGTGATGGATCCAAAATGTGTAAGTAGACGGGAAAGGGTTGATCACCAAGTGATCAAACGCATCCTCTCTATTTTGTAAGAGGAGGAAGCCACACTTCGGACATGGACAACGTATCATCCCATCAGATGATGCATTGGCAAATGCAAAATCTAGGAATCTGGTCAAACCGTCCCTATATTCTACACCAACTCGTGACTTTGAAATCCAACTCTTATCGATATCTAGTTTAATGAAAAATTGGAACGACGACAAATCGTAAAATAAAGTCAGACCACGAGAAAAAAGTAAGTAATTAACACTTAATATAGATTGGGCGATTGACTGTTAAACCAAATAATAAAACACACATTTACTAGCATACAGGATAATACACAGGCACCAGAAATGTAGGAGAAATTTGCTTACTCATTGAAAAATGCTtcactttcaaaaaaaattactgGAAGAAAGAAACTCTGGGTCCGACGCCAAATATTTgaaatggaaaataaattccttccttaaaaaagaaaaagaggaatattatattaatctgagaaataaaaaaatgagaaattagTATAGTATTAAAATATAATGTATGAGTTGGCGAAGTCACTAATATAGAAATGGGAAGGGGTAAATCGAAATGGTAAAAGTGATGACATGGAGGATAGTTTTATGCTTGAAAACACCCAAAATGAAAGTATCAAACTGCTCCATTAATTATATCATATAAGAACACAACATATATAATAAAAGAAATGAAGACTTATTTTGAGTATGAAATACATAGGATTGACTCATTATTTTGTGCATCTTGTGAGGTTGTATTTATTTTCACCTAAATTCTAATTAGCAGAGGTTGAGGTAAAGCTGCCTTGTCTTTGTTAAAAGCCACTAACAGGAGCATGGACTGTTTGGAAATTGTTAGAAAGTCAAAAGAATTGTTAGTATGCTCCTCTAAAATAGTGATCAGACAACTATATTAATAGTATAATGACAACGGAAAAACCATAAAGAGGAAAAAGGTCAAACAATGATCCAGAGTTTACACCACTGACAACGACATATGGATCTTAGCATTCAAGGGTGATAACTAATAACTAACCTGCTTGTCTGCTCTTTTAGTTCTAAGTTCTTCCACAACCTCTAAAGCACGAATGTTGAGATCTGTCTTGCCTTCAAAATCTGCATCCAAAATCATTTACATGGTGGAAAGATAAATAAAGACTTAAGTTTTCATCATGAAATACACGTACCAAATAATAACATCTCATATAACTCCATGCTCATCAAAAGAGGGGAATATAAAAATATCAAGCGTACACAAATGTTCAAATCCTAAACACTGCAAATGTTTTTAAAGTCTCATAATTAACCAGCTTTGGTGAAAGGAATAAACATTTTCAACTGATGCGGTTTTATATgtaactaaaattgaaaatatatgTTATGAATAGATGTGGGCTGCATAGCCATATTAAACAGGATGAAGGTAAATAAAGATTCATAAACAAACCTCCTAAATATACCACCAAGAATGAAATGACAAATGACACCATGGCAATAAAATAAACCTATTTCGTCcaataactaagtggaattactAAAATCAATTTAATTAGGCAAACCTGGGAAGAAGAAAAGCTACCACAGGGAGGTCAGGTACGAGTAAGATCACTAACACAAAACAAAATAGTAAATTGGTaccaaatcaagaagaaaaggATTAAAGTGGACCAATTTGAATTACAACCTCACTAATGAGTCAATCACTAAAAATATCACTAATGAGTCAATCACTAAGAATATAACGTCTCATATAACTCCATGCTTATCAAAATAATGAAGACAGGGCATCTTCCTTAGTGTCAATTGAACCTTTCAATGTTATTATTTCAGTCTTAAGTAACGAAATACCATATTCATCCCTACCAAGTTCAATCACTAAGATTACatttataataataatgcaaAATTAATTTTACTGAATCATGTTAGTAGAACATCTTGAATAATAGAACAAATAGATATGTGGAGTGGTTTGCCATTAATTTATAAGTCTTTAGATTAAAAATGAATACTTAATAAATTCCCGAAAAGACTTTGTGCAAGACTTATTGGTTCTACTCCATTGATAATACCTGTCACAGTTGCAGGTACAGGAATACACCCCAAGTAAATTATTCAAGAGCTTTGATATACCCACTCGTCAGAGAACCTGATTCAGTGCAAACAAATTAAGTTCAGAGAAAGTCAGAATTTAACTTCGAGAATTAGAAAAAACATTGAACAATGGTAACCAAGATATTGATAAGCTGATGAGAGATCTTGAGATTAAAACCATGGAAAATAAACATTCAAAACAGATCACAGAGGAAGGAGAATGCTTGTTTCTATGGAAACTAGAGGAAGCCATGGATGTTCTTCTTGTTCATAGACACAGTTACAGTCTCTGGTAAGAAaacaaattaattgaaaaagcgAAAGAAGATGACAGCAACGGAAGTTATAGAGGATTAAGTGCTAGTGGTAGTTAAAAATGGTTTTATCTTTAATATATCAATAAGGTTCTTAAATGTGGAAAAGActcaaaaattatgttaaaaaaattcTTAACCTATCCAATTTGTTCAAATTTTACAATTTTGAATCAAATCCATGAAAAATTCTGCCTCACTTTTTCTTATCCTTATACGAAACGCAACCTTGTCTTTCACTTTGAGaagataataatttaatcatGAAGTgacaaaacaagaaataaaattaaaatacttagttcatacatatatataactgCTCCAAACCAAATATAAAAGTTTGAttcaacagaaaagaaaaaaaaaggtgatacatCTTCGCGAAATTAACCTTATTTAAGAATTATGACCTCTTAGTTCCTGAAGTTATAATACATCACCTTAGCATTGGGCTCTACAAATATGAACATCAAACAGATCTTTTTTATTGATGAGCTCAAAAACACAAACATCTCCAACTTCTAATGATGAAGACTATTCAGAGTCTTATTAATCAACACtataaaatataatttcattAATACTATGTCAGTTGTTCTACTTTGATTTTAAAAGATAACGTTCTATTGTAATTAGCTCAAATTAAAACTcatataaaaattttgaataaaaaagaaCTTGACCCGATCCCCATGTTATTCCAAAATTATCGCCGATTGATAACGTGAACAGAACACCAACCAATCATTCATATATCTCCAGCCACCATCGCAGATAATCGAAATAAACAAATATTATATCATAATTAAATCGAAATATTTGACATTTGCAAATCTATGTAATTAAGTCCCAAGCTAAGAGTAATCATCTTCCACAACAATGTGCAGAGATTACAATATCAGATTTTCGgggaatgaaaaatgaaaaaagtaaaataaaagaaaatatgaaagtgCATGGGTCTTGataaaaaagaaagcaatcaCAGGTTCTATGCAAAGCAAGTAGGTTATTTCAGCATTTAAATAGGAAATCAACTAACTCCTAAAAACACATCAAGACTCAGGGGTTCAGATATTGGGAGAAAATTCAATCTGAGTgttaaattgaagaaaaatttggccaaaattaatcaaaatacgTTGTTCAGaccaaaatttagaaagcataaAGATTAAATTGATGCAAGAATAGTTTTCTCAACAGCCCTGAAACTTAAATTGGGATGAGGGAGAGGAACATACCACTGAGAGGGGAGTCTATTGCAATCGGAAACGCGAAGCACCGCCAAAGGGGAGAAGGCTGCCAAGGATGACACACGGACGGATGGATTGGGATGATGCCGACGATGTCACACACATGCGCGGCAGAAGGAGAAAACTCGGACGACCCCTTCTACTTCACCTTCGTGCACGGGAGCTACACGGCTGAGGGAGGAGCCTGTTGACCTACACAGAACGATGAAGTGGACTCAGTTGGATCTGACAGAGGGAAGGGTAAGGACAGCGGGGAAGGAGACCAGTGATTGCTATACCTTGGCTCTGAGGAAGGGTTCTCGCGCCAAATACTTGAAGGTTATGGCGCAAAATTAATTTGGTCTGGGTATTTTATTAGTGAGGAAAAACCCCTTTCCCCCCATAGTTATTTGCTGCGGTGAGGGCCGATTACCGCCTCAGTTCAATTAATTTGGAGCGGCTCCAAATTTCGCAGCAGGATTCGCCACAAATCAGCCAATTTGGGGCGGTTGGGGACAACAGCCGGCCATTTGGGGCTGCTAAGTCCCACGCCTCTTGTAGTGTTATTCCATTCTCTTCTTTCAGGTCTTCATctacttttattaattattttttatctctATGTATCTTTCTCCCATTTATTAAATCAATTATGTATtgaaatacttttatttttttttgtctctgaAAAATTGCAAGAAGAGAAACTACTAACTCAATTACAAATTATTAATAAAACCTCTATTTTTAACGATAACTATAAGAAAAATGATTATATTTCTTTAATAATTTGTGAGTGATGTCAGGTAGTATGAAAGATGTTTATTTATGCTAGATTAGGTCACGGTCAAGGAAGATTGAGAGAAGACGGAGTATACATTTTTTGTAATTATATGGTTTATATAGATAATAAAGAATGAAGCGAGTTTCTAAAGAGAAAAAAGTATGCTTAATTAAAttttgactgaaaataaattgtttTATCATTTATGAGATTTAGAAGAGATAAAGACAAGGGAAAAAAATTAGTCTTAGTTTATATAGTTTAGTACTCACTACGTACTCTATGATACTATATTCTAATTTTCAGTCTCAACTTTTAACAAGCATAAATAGAGAATTCATTATATATTGATAAATTAAATTGATATATatcattaataatttattttgtaatttttctatataaatatattaattatactgttattatattttaaaaatattatttttctaaataaatatattaattttactgtcattatatttttaaaaatcgtATATGCAGTTAATTTTTGTGATAAGATTATGACACTAatgtttgaaaataaaaatgtagCAAGAAGGAGAAAAGGAGTTGTAGTAAAAAATCCAATATCAAGGATCAAGTTGTAATAATAATCAAAGCCTTttttctaatatatttttttcctGCATGAATAACAGTTAAAAACTGTGAAAGTGtaatttaaactttttaaatgAGTAACTAAATCTAATATTTCAACAGAGAGTTTGCTTCTACTAGCATTTTTTTCTTTGTAaactatttttgtattttttttaaatacaaccAAACCACAATATTTATAAGGTGGAACCGTGTAGatatatttatgtttattttaaaaaaataattattgataagTTTTATGTAGGTGGTAAATTAAGACATTATAACATTTGATTATTTTACTATAATTATTTTGAGATTTTTCAATCAATACTTACTttgttattttttcaaatttaaaataacaaaTTATATTACTTCTTT from Arachis ipaensis cultivar K30076 chromosome B02, Araip1.1, whole genome shotgun sequence harbors:
- the LOC107627236 gene encoding uric acid degradation bifunctional protein TTL-like, which produces MECHNPRDTFEMGEDIGQCNFKFSPQPILTGLAEFDIEGKLEETDLFLCASSILFCKAMIEVSLFSSLEHSRSFTRDLWFNTLPVQSWLDTFSAHRHLCDAITIARGDIRTGLLQYATKYRKKFGFGFVTSTNIYLSQQILEEVQARYQNSLQVELETASREEFTLIERGLTKLWERLSREKTQEVLDETGEVVQDSMLEEDVAPDSSDEVVSKGHQPSIITFDLNKTPEENDIC
- the LOC110269226 gene encoding uncharacterized protein LOC110269226, which produces MPDESATMFPEVGKAVGAASFYTLTPVEKLQAHRYVLVNCLAVEKYLNEFRVITKRKLRSRTRSQSHIDSVVHREFSDWFKHKVTLGSSMHSNELQWLACGPNVQVSRYTSYNVNGFMFRTLSREEGLKTQNSGVYITSDTRSYTSKHDSNVAVGSVSYYEKLVDIIKLNYSGQFTVVLFRCIWANTTSGRGIKHDSLGHTVVNFSHPIHTGD
- the LOC110269227 gene encoding uncharacterized protein LOC110269227; the protein is MKYRDGLTRFLDFAFANASSDGMIRCPCPKCGFLLLQNREDAFDHLVINPFPSTYTFWIHHGERRRVESSCDGQEDQSEQHFNASMLDMVHNAFNFSGLPGPEEDSENEPDGGAMDELPYLYNEPSRETRNFHDLLEDGEQELYSGCSKFYKLSFLVRLNHIKSMCGVSDKAFGMILELLTDAFEHAWIPSTVHDAKKVIRKLGLAYKKIDACPNDCMLYQGNDQELTKCKQCGTSRWKHKTKKNSRVRIKMVVKKNGKPQAAKILHYFPLIPRLQRLYMSSKTAVDMMWHKRGPNSNGMYRHPRDAEAWKSFDIRYPDFSRDPRSVRLALASDGFNPFGNMSSKYSIWPVSRKKTFKMHAALMWIISNFPGLGNLSGWNTYGGRACPACNSDTETNCLTHSQKWCFMGHRHFLNHDHKYRKGRYSFDGKIEDRGPPIRVSGRDIIRQLEGVHVQFGKVQSITGKRTRRQQTPMQDETPWKKRSIFFELPYWKNNELCHNLDVMHIEKNVYDNIVFTIMNEKAQVVGAEKPRLSHSNGISTSNRVKECIVSPSVFCPGGFVILFLSIMQQIHRPSTTSSPSESRGSYSVSHGDNFPSFFLHSDSSLDSAFGRGGTYVVSSSTCITDHNQRAQLQRDTYSRRFLYSVQGT